A genomic segment from Candidatus Korarchaeum cryptofilum OPF8 encodes:
- a CDS encoding endonuclease III domain-containing protein, translating to MKDGKEILKRLSFLDFREDEYASLVASRSSNPFETLVATVISQNTNDRNTMRAMKNLKERLGYLTPEKIMELSDEELEELIRPAGLHKQKAKYLKLIAERLSGGALEEILSLETEEARDRLLEIPGIGPKTADVLLSLMGRETIGVDRHIARVSSRLGISDGSYEATRRALMNIFDKKDYLRAHLLLIKLGREYCRPRNPRCGECPLRDICDFSHSLKPGDSD from the coding sequence GTGAAGGATGGTAAGGAGATATTGAAGAGACTCTCCTTTCTAGATTTCAGGGAGGATGAATATGCTTCTTTAGTGGCCTCTAGGTCCTCTAACCCATTCGAGACCCTAGTTGCCACAGTGATATCTCAGAATACCAACGATAGGAATACTATGAGAGCCATGAAGAACCTGAAGGAGAGGCTGGGATATCTAACTCCGGAGAAGATTATGGAGTTGAGCGATGAGGAGCTCGAGGAGCTAATAAGGCCCGCTGGCTTGCACAAGCAGAAGGCCAAGTACCTGAAGCTGATAGCTGAGAGGCTATCTGGAGGAGCCTTGGAGGAGATATTGAGCCTTGAGACTGAAGAGGCTAGGGATAGGCTCCTCGAGATCCCCGGAATAGGACCCAAAACGGCTGATGTGCTCCTCAGCTTGATGGGGAGGGAGACGATAGGCGTGGACAGGCATATAGCGAGGGTCTCATCAAGGCTGGGGATATCTGACGGAAGCTATGAGGCTACTAGGAGAGCCCTCATGAATATTTTCGACAAAAAGGATTATTTGAGGGCTCATTTACTTTTAATAAAGCTGGGAAGGGAATATTGTAGGCCGAGGAACCCGAGGTGCGGGGAGTGCCCTTTGAGGGATATCTGCGATTTCTCACATTCTCTCAAGCCTGGGGATTCCGATTAA
- a CDS encoding electron transfer flavoprotein subunit beta/FixA family protein, producing MEVVVCVKLAYDETQIPIEGDKLLLEKAPVKVSDIDKNAIEEAVRIKEKFGGSVTVISVVTGPYDETILNEALAMGADKAFIVEGIGGTNPARTAKAIAEVIRKMGIKYDLILCGEGSSDQYSCAVAPMLAEYLSIPSITFAGKLEIEGNVIRGERLLETGYELVETELPAVVSVTSEINEPRIPSVLQIMKAGKKEKISVKSSDLNLEAPNVDLVEVKAYVRERLRKKFEGNLEPALREVISVLREKGVIS from the coding sequence TTGGAAGTAGTCGTCTGCGTGAAGCTCGCGTATGATGAGACTCAGATACCCATAGAGGGGGATAAGTTATTGCTGGAAAAGGCCCCCGTCAAAGTGAGCGATATAGATAAGAACGCGATAGAGGAGGCCGTGAGGATAAAGGAGAAGTTCGGGGGCAGCGTAACTGTCATAAGTGTAGTGACCGGGCCTTACGATGAAACAATACTGAACGAGGCTCTGGCCATGGGAGCTGATAAGGCCTTCATCGTCGAGGGGATCGGCGGTACCAATCCCGCTAGAACTGCAAAAGCTATAGCCGAAGTTATAAGGAAGATGGGGATTAAATATGACCTAATACTGTGCGGTGAGGGATCTTCAGATCAGTATAGCTGTGCAGTAGCCCCTATGTTGGCTGAGTACCTCTCAATTCCATCGATAACATTCGCTGGAAAGCTGGAGATCGAGGGAAACGTTATAAGGGGAGAGAGATTGCTGGAGACTGGCTATGAGCTCGTTGAAACCGAGCTGCCAGCTGTAGTTTCCGTCACATCGGAGATAAATGAGCCCAGAATACCTAGCGTCCTTCAGATAATGAAAGCCGGGAAGAAGGAGAAGATATCGGTGAAGTCAAGTGATCTAAACCTAGAGGCTCCTAATGTCGATTTAGTTGAGGTAAAAGCCTATGTGAGGGAGAGGTTGAGGAAGAAGTTCGAAGGAAATCTAGAGCCCGCTTTAAGGGAGGTTATCTCCGTTCTAAGGGAGAAGGGGGTGATCTCATGA
- a CDS encoding thioesterase family protein: MGLEPGLRGTFEFKVEERFSTGHVGIQVLSTPGMIAMMELASMKLVQPYLDEGSTTVGTRVCIDHKAPAPIGAIVSVTSELISVEGRKLVFRVSAHWGDKLLGEGSHERFIVNKEKFSAKLKEELK; the protein is encoded by the coding sequence ATGGGATTGGAGCCCGGACTTAGAGGGACTTTCGAGTTCAAGGTCGAGGAGAGGTTTTCAACCGGACATGTGGGCATTCAAGTGCTCTCCACACCCGGGATGATAGCGATGATGGAGCTAGCCTCTATGAAGCTCGTCCAACCTTATCTGGATGAGGGGAGCACTACTGTTGGTACCAGGGTCTGCATCGATCACAAGGCACCAGCGCCAATTGGTGCCATTGTATCCGTCACCTCCGAGCTCATCTCAGTAGAGGGGAGGAAGCTCGTCTTCAGGGTATCGGCTCACTGGGGGGATAAGCTGTTGGGTGAGGGCTCTCACGAGAGGTTCATCGTGAATAAGGAGAAGTTCTCGGCGAAGCTCAAGGAGGAGTTGAAGTGA
- a CDS encoding sugar phosphate nucleotidyltransferase: MKVALILAGGFGTRLWPLSRKDFPKQFAKIIGDASTYQQSLRRAKLMADRIVVVTSNLYKYLAVGQAKEIDVNLDEDDLILEPERRNTAPAIYYSLMRISERFGPESIVVILPSDHVIMNDSELLKAYMKSLNAANDRVVLIGVPPSKPEGGLGYIKLGKEIIEGVREVEMFKEKPGQNEAVNMLKEGNWVWNTMIMTFRASKMMDLIERTLPSVADPLRKFELNEAYKYVQEIDVSSGTLSKVPESLAVVLARDLGWSDLGSFESVYELLQKDAEGNARSGKVRYHGAKNNLILSKRLVALVNVNDMIVIDDEDAILVMPKGSGQDLKELVEGMLKEELPEVIEHRVKYEEWGTKTILLTSENYEVSRLKIYPGRSLGPKRHFHRSIYWQILSGTAKVILDGNESIIARGEGIRIPLGLPHSIINVGKIPLEVIEIATGEYLGSNDVEFLKA, encoded by the coding sequence ATGAAAGTAGCACTCATACTGGCCGGCGGATTCGGGACGAGGCTATGGCCCCTCAGCAGGAAGGACTTCCCGAAGCAATTCGCGAAGATAATAGGAGATGCTTCAACGTATCAGCAATCCCTGAGGAGAGCTAAGCTCATGGCCGATAGGATAGTCGTAGTCACATCAAATCTATACAAATACCTAGCTGTGGGGCAGGCGAAGGAGATAGATGTGAATCTGGATGAGGATGATCTAATACTCGAGCCCGAGAGGAGGAACACCGCTCCAGCTATTTACTACAGCCTCATGAGGATAAGCGAGAGGTTCGGGCCCGAATCAATAGTCGTCATCCTCCCATCGGATCACGTTATAATGAATGATTCCGAGCTCCTCAAAGCATATATGAAATCGTTGAATGCTGCTAATGATAGAGTGGTCCTCATAGGAGTCCCTCCATCCAAGCCCGAGGGGGGCTTGGGTTACATAAAGCTGGGGAAGGAGATAATTGAAGGCGTAAGAGAAGTTGAGATGTTCAAGGAGAAACCGGGGCAGAATGAAGCTGTTAATATGCTTAAGGAAGGAAACTGGGTATGGAATACGATGATAATGACCTTCAGGGCTTCTAAGATGATGGATTTAATAGAGAGGACGCTGCCGAGTGTGGCGGATCCCCTGAGGAAATTCGAATTGAATGAAGCCTATAAATACGTTCAGGAGATAGATGTGAGCTCAGGAACACTATCAAAGGTCCCAGAAAGCTTGGCAGTTGTTTTAGCGAGGGACTTAGGTTGGAGCGATCTGGGGAGCTTCGAGTCCGTATATGAGCTACTGCAGAAGGATGCGGAGGGGAATGCGAGGAGCGGGAAGGTCAGATATCATGGAGCCAAGAATAACCTGATACTTTCGAAGAGACTCGTAGCCCTCGTTAACGTGAATGATATGATAGTGATAGATGATGAAGATGCTATACTAGTGATGCCGAAGGGGAGTGGCCAGGATCTTAAGGAGTTAGTCGAGGGCATGCTGAAGGAGGAGCTCCCGGAGGTCATAGAGCATAGGGTTAAGTATGAGGAGTGGGGGACGAAGACGATACTCCTGACTAGCGAGAATTATGAGGTGAGCAGGCTGAAGATATACCCAGGCAGATCTTTAGGGCCTAAGAGGCACTTTCACAGGTCTATCTACTGGCAGATCCTAAGCGGGACTGCCAAGGTGATCTTGGATGGGAATGAATCCATTATAGCGAGAGGTGAGGGGATAAGGATACCCCTAGGGCTTCCCCACAGCATAATAAACGTCGGTAAAATTCCGCTGGAGGTGATAGAGATAGCTACGGGGGAGTATCTTGGCTCGAATGACGTAGAGTTCCTGAAGGCCTAA
- a CDS encoding potassium channel family protein — protein sequence MEIEIRSVKEILLEMKELSEFALSLAYASLMYNDEELANEVFSLEDELDTLTHELFKVAIMSGASRREAEALAGLLDIGRAVDEVSDAMADLARLVVKKFPIHPSISWMLYRADEVIGLVRVDEGSSLISMSGEMAKDPVNLSGCEILALKRGGRWIYNIPEELEIERGDILLVEGPMESVETLRALASGKREEYVPRAPLEEISDEIRRISEMLSSMRNLSELSLYLSYAAMFYNNVEIAVEVKRLEEELDELEDEFYEVLFSSMKSLRDPKELIPLIGVASSSERVGDAAYSIASLVERGITAHPVLEMVVEESEDTICRLILEEGSEVAGRRIGDIDLEERTGVWILAIKRGLRWIFDPKDSELLMEGDQLILIGKKRGIMDAVKILGGRIVE from the coding sequence ATGGAGATTGAGATAAGGAGTGTGAAGGAGATACTACTCGAGATGAAAGAGCTATCAGAGTTCGCTCTGAGTCTCGCATATGCGTCTCTCATGTATAACGATGAGGAACTGGCGAATGAGGTATTCAGCCTTGAGGATGAGCTCGATACCCTAACTCATGAACTCTTCAAGGTCGCGATAATGTCAGGGGCCTCGAGGAGGGAAGCTGAGGCATTAGCCGGTCTTCTCGATATAGGAAGGGCTGTAGATGAGGTATCCGATGCGATGGCAGATCTAGCGAGGCTCGTCGTTAAGAAGTTCCCGATACACCCCTCGATAAGCTGGATGCTATACAGAGCGGATGAGGTCATAGGTTTGGTGAGAGTCGATGAGGGATCTTCCCTGATCTCGATGAGCGGTGAGATGGCTAAGGATCCAGTTAACTTATCTGGTTGCGAGATCTTGGCTCTCAAGAGAGGAGGAAGGTGGATTTACAATATCCCAGAGGAGCTGGAGATAGAGAGAGGAGATATCCTGCTAGTCGAGGGACCCATGGAAAGCGTGGAGACCCTCAGGGCTCTAGCTTCAGGTAAGAGGGAGGAGTACGTACCTAGGGCCCCTCTCGAGGAGATAAGCGATGAAATCAGGAGGATATCGGAGATGCTGAGCAGCATGAGGAACCTATCGGAGCTCTCCCTCTACTTATCCTATGCTGCTATGTTCTACAACAATGTGGAGATCGCTGTGGAAGTGAAGAGACTGGAGGAGGAACTCGATGAACTGGAGGATGAGTTCTATGAGGTCTTATTCTCATCCATGAAGTCCCTCAGGGATCCGAAGGAGCTCATCCCTCTCATAGGAGTAGCATCTTCATCCGAGAGGGTTGGTGATGCCGCCTATTCAATAGCTTCCCTCGTGGAGAGAGGAATAACGGCCCATCCCGTGCTAGAGATGGTAGTGGAGGAGAGCGAGGACACCATCTGCAGGCTGATCTTGGAGGAGGGAAGCGAAGTCGCTGGGAGGAGGATAGGAGATATAGATCTCGAGGAGCGCACTGGGGTCTGGATCCTAGCGATAAAGAGGGGCTTGAGGTGGATATTCGACCCCAAGGATAGCGAGCTGCTTATGGAAGGGGATCAGCTCATCTTGATAGGGAAGAAAAGAGGGATAATGGACGCAGTAAAAATACTGGGAGGGAGGATAGTAGAGTAA
- a CDS encoding electron transfer flavoprotein subunit alpha/FixB family protein: MRILLISEASNLPKLFSAISGLNPSYVEAITNGDAKVGVDKLLIANFSANECWVNLAAERAKGFDLIALPSSRDMREVASRLSVRIGAPYVAGAVQLSLKGGLLATKLCFGGRGLEVLSSQLPSVVSVDLSGFEPSLGEPKGRESITHECKGRVRILERREKVAEVDLSKADVIVSVGRGLKRKEDLEMIRKLANLLKAEIACTRPISADLKWLPEERHVGMTGVRVRPKLYLALGISGQVQHVVGFRDADTVISVNIDPEAPIGEVSDYFIVADLYEFVPKLMEALEKK; the protein is encoded by the coding sequence ATGAGGATCCTTCTGATCTCAGAGGCTTCCAATCTACCAAAGCTTTTCTCCGCTATTTCTGGGTTGAATCCCAGTTATGTCGAAGCAATAACTAACGGAGATGCTAAGGTAGGGGTTGATAAGCTTCTGATAGCTAATTTCAGCGCCAACGAATGCTGGGTGAACTTAGCGGCTGAGAGGGCCAAGGGATTCGATCTTATAGCCCTCCCTTCCAGCAGGGACATGAGAGAAGTTGCATCAAGGCTTTCTGTGAGAATAGGAGCTCCATACGTAGCTGGGGCTGTCCAGTTAAGTTTGAAGGGAGGACTCTTAGCCACTAAGCTTTGCTTCGGTGGGAGAGGATTGGAGGTCCTCTCTTCCCAGCTTCCTTCCGTAGTTAGCGTGGATCTAAGCGGTTTCGAGCCCTCTCTCGGTGAGCCCAAGGGGAGGGAATCCATAACCCATGAGTGCAAGGGAAGGGTCAGGATATTGGAGAGGAGGGAGAAGGTCGCGGAAGTGGACCTCTCTAAGGCCGATGTTATAGTATCCGTCGGGAGAGGGTTGAAGAGGAAGGAAGATTTGGAGATGATAAGGAAGCTCGCTAATCTGCTTAAGGCTGAGATAGCTTGCACTAGACCGATATCAGCTGATCTGAAGTGGTTGCCTGAGGAGAGGCACGTCGGGATGACTGGAGTCAGGGTGAGGCCGAAGCTCTATCTAGCTCTCGGGATATCCGGGCAAGTTCAACACGTCGTCGGTTTCAGGGATGCGGATACGGTAATATCGGTGAACATAGATCCCGAGGCACCCATAGGTGAGGTGAGCGACTACTTCATAGTTGCGGATCTCTACGAGTTCGTTCCTAAATTGATGGAGGCCCTCGAGAAAAAGTAA
- a CDS encoding arginine--tRNA ligase — MIKDPLGAVKSTFAEEVNRVLRDLGSATRFSPIQVSRVRKDYASYGLPVGFKVAKDLNLDPERAAKTVLDRIDMSRIAYSSDAYAESGYLNLRIDKARFFRDILKLASSEELGRGERKGVVGMVEHTSANPVHPLHVGSGRNAVIGDSFSRILNFLGWDVRRHYLVNDCNLQVAILAAGRSKVRDLIPKGKVDHWFGLIYAISNAFLEIWRIKNGFNSESKIEEWSEVVERIGRMEPELLRIGELSEEEVMSLLREYQRKEGGSVQMFREITESVLRGFVETLERMGITYDSFDRESELIWDGWVDRAIEKLESSGYLKREGKAAYVDLWEAAKGDENVRKVFELSEDDISKLEREGKLGEVIPRKFYLTRSDGTWLYTGTDVAYSLYKFDGLGVSFCYNVIASEQNMEQKGVRACLALMGHDPGKLIHLSYEMVNLVGAAMSGRRGLYITLDEVLDEAKRRVEAILKERGIYDEEICEKVAIGALKYGLISVSPNKVVQFRWERVLNLEENSGPFIQYAYTRALNIIKKAQGVPEDFDPNELKSDAEITIVQMISEFPERVWSAFNLMRPDIIASYANELASQFNKFYEDHPVLSAARPEERAARLNLVNAVKGTLGLAMDLIGIPRLERM, encoded by the coding sequence ATGATCAAGGATCCGCTCGGTGCAGTTAAGTCGACATTCGCCGAGGAAGTGAATAGGGTACTCAGAGATTTAGGATCCGCGACCCGCTTCTCCCCAATTCAGGTATCGAGAGTCCGTAAGGACTACGCGAGTTACGGTCTTCCAGTGGGTTTCAAGGTAGCGAAGGACCTGAACTTGGATCCTGAGAGAGCTGCTAAAACTGTCCTAGATAGGATTGACATGAGCAGGATAGCTTACTCCTCGGACGCTTACGCTGAGAGCGGTTACTTGAACTTGAGGATCGATAAAGCGAGGTTCTTCAGGGATATATTGAAACTAGCATCGAGCGAGGAGCTGGGGAGAGGGGAGAGGAAAGGAGTCGTGGGAATGGTAGAGCACACTAGCGCTAACCCGGTTCATCCTCTTCACGTGGGGAGCGGGAGGAACGCTGTTATAGGTGACTCCTTCTCTAGGATACTCAACTTCCTGGGGTGGGATGTGAGGAGGCATTACTTAGTCAACGATTGCAACTTACAGGTGGCTATACTAGCTGCTGGAAGATCTAAAGTGAGGGATCTGATCCCTAAAGGGAAAGTGGATCACTGGTTCGGTCTCATATATGCTATTTCAAATGCATTTCTGGAGATCTGGAGGATAAAGAATGGATTTAACTCGGAATCCAAGATAGAGGAGTGGAGTGAGGTAGTTGAGCGTATAGGGAGGATGGAGCCGGAGCTCCTGAGGATAGGGGAACTTAGCGAGGAGGAAGTTATGTCCCTCCTCAGGGAGTATCAGAGGAAGGAAGGGGGCTCCGTTCAGATGTTCAGGGAGATAACTGAGTCCGTACTTAGGGGTTTCGTTGAGACTTTGGAGAGGATGGGCATAACTTACGATAGCTTCGATCGCGAGAGCGAGTTGATATGGGATGGGTGGGTCGATAGAGCTATTGAGAAGCTCGAGAGCTCGGGTTATCTGAAAAGAGAGGGAAAAGCCGCTTATGTAGACCTCTGGGAGGCAGCTAAAGGGGATGAAAATGTGAGGAAAGTGTTCGAATTGAGCGAGGATGATATCTCCAAGCTTGAGAGGGAAGGGAAGCTGGGGGAGGTGATACCTCGTAAGTTCTATCTCACGAGATCCGATGGGACCTGGCTTTATACGGGGACTGACGTAGCTTACTCCTTATACAAATTCGACGGATTGGGCGTGAGCTTCTGTTATAACGTAATCGCTTCGGAGCAGAACATGGAGCAGAAAGGTGTGAGAGCATGCCTCGCTCTGATGGGTCACGATCCGGGCAAGCTGATACACCTCTCCTACGAGATGGTCAACTTAGTGGGGGCAGCGATGTCGGGGAGGAGGGGCCTATACATCACACTGGATGAAGTTCTAGATGAAGCTAAGAGGAGGGTTGAGGCGATATTGAAGGAGAGGGGGATATATGATGAGGAGATATGCGAGAAGGTCGCTATAGGTGCCCTAAAATATGGATTGATCAGCGTATCCCCGAATAAAGTGGTCCAGTTCAGGTGGGAGAGAGTGCTGAATTTAGAGGAGAACAGCGGACCCTTCATACAGTATGCATACACTAGGGCATTGAACATAATCAAGAAAGCTCAGGGAGTGCCGGAGGATTTCGATCCCAATGAGCTGAAGAGCGATGCTGAGATCACGATTGTTCAAATGATATCCGAGTTCCCAGAGAGGGTATGGAGCGCCTTCAATCTCATGAGGCCCGATATAATAGCTTCATATGCTAATGAGCTCGCCTCCCAATTCAATAAGTTCTACGAAGATCACCCTGTGTTGAGCGCTGCGAGGCCCGAGGAGAGGGCAGCGAGGCTCAATTTAGTCAACGCTGTCAAAGGAACTTTGGGCCTGGCGATGGACTTAATCGGAATCCCCAGGCTTGAGAGAATGTGA
- a CDS encoding HEPN domain-containing protein yields the protein MLDENEYSRWLKAAKNTLKSAQGDLERGDFNWACFKAQQASELSVKALLHGIGLPAYGHSVSKLLTNIPGIEVPEDILQGAITLDKYYVPARYPNAWPEGSPHEYFSKSDAIRAVKYAEEIIKWVEEVWKYLTGGSNLGGV from the coding sequence ATGCTGGATGAGAATGAGTACTCGAGGTGGTTAAAAGCAGCTAAAAACACCTTAAAATCAGCTCAAGGAGATCTTGAGAGAGGAGATTTTAATTGGGCTTGCTTTAAGGCCCAGCAAGCTTCTGAGCTATCAGTTAAAGCACTACTGCACGGTATCGGGTTACCGGCTTACGGTCACAGTGTATCGAAGTTATTAACGAACATTCCTGGGATCGAAGTGCCAGAGGATATTTTGCAAGGTGCGATCACTCTCGATAAGTATTATGTGCCTGCGAGGTACCCCAACGCATGGCCAGAGGGATCTCCTCATGAATACTTCTCAAAATCTGACGCCATAAGAGCCGTTAAATATGCTGAGGAGATCATAAAATGGGTTGAGGAAGTATGGAAGTACTTAACAGGAGGATCGAATTTAGGAGGAGTGTGA
- a CDS encoding ArsA family ATPase codes for MRLISFWGKGGVGKTTCSAALAVGLSEVRGERVLLLTTDLTPTLSDVLKVKMGSSPTRVDGYNNLYAMELDEATVIKKWKDRFGSEVYDVISSFLPVDESFMDYVAGAPGIAEQFILYLLYELFEDGSYDAIVWDTPASSSSLRLLRIEKELYEHMGDAIKLYLRLKGFLERMRSKDCDPLKLIGSWRKLAEDIFDMLASEYHEAYIVSTPEMIAYEISKRIREELSSFGIRVRGLIINKYLSNPCEGLEKIKRNQDDVIELFRKDFDSLRIIEYLDREILGREALLSFYRSLSI; via the coding sequence ATGAGGCTGATAAGTTTCTGGGGGAAAGGGGGCGTCGGGAAGACGACGTGCTCTGCAGCTCTAGCTGTAGGCCTCTCCGAAGTTAGGGGTGAGAGGGTGCTACTGCTGACCACGGACCTGACCCCCACATTATCTGATGTGCTCAAAGTCAAGATGGGGAGCTCACCTACCAGAGTAGACGGATATAATAACCTCTATGCGATGGAACTGGATGAAGCTACTGTAATAAAGAAGTGGAAGGATAGATTCGGCTCAGAAGTATATGATGTCATATCTTCCTTCCTCCCCGTCGATGAGAGCTTCATGGATTACGTTGCCGGGGCTCCGGGGATAGCAGAGCAGTTCATCCTATACCTACTCTACGAGCTGTTCGAGGATGGGAGTTACGATGCTATAGTTTGGGATACTCCCGCCTCGAGCAGTAGCTTGAGGCTCCTGAGAATAGAGAAGGAGTTATATGAGCATATGGGAGATGCTATAAAGCTATACTTGAGATTGAAGGGATTCCTAGAGAGGATGAGGAGTAAGGATTGCGATCCACTTAAGCTCATAGGGAGCTGGAGGAAGTTAGCTGAGGATATATTCGATATGCTAGCTAGCGAGTACCATGAAGCTTACATAGTCTCGACACCCGAGATGATAGCGTATGAGATATCAAAGAGGATAAGGGAGGAGCTCAGCAGCTTCGGTATAAGGGTGAGGGGTCTCATCATCAATAAGTACCTCTCAAACCCTTGTGAGGGTCTCGAGAAGATCAAGAGGAATCAGGATGATGTCATTGAGCTCTTCAGGAAGGATTTCGATTCCCTCAGAATAATCGAGTATTTGGATAGGGAGATACTCGGAAGAGAGGCTCTCTTGTCCTTCTATCGATCTCTATCTATATGA
- a CDS encoding nucleotidyltransferase domain-containing protein → MIEGVRKWAEGLPFKATVILIGSYARGDFNLWSDVDIILIAEFPERSPVERLMRIDHPPGYEVIPLTPEEFADMFGRKEPMIMEALRSGVPIKDDMGILKRYLRP, encoded by the coding sequence GTGATAGAAGGCGTTAGAAAGTGGGCTGAGGGGTTACCATTTAAAGCGACTGTAATCCTGATAGGTTCCTATGCTAGAGGTGATTTCAACCTGTGGAGCGATGTGGATATAATCCTCATAGCCGAATTCCCGGAGAGGAGTCCGGTGGAGAGGCTCATGAGAATAGATCATCCACCGGGCTATGAGGTGATACCCCTGACCCCCGAGGAATTCGCTGATATGTTCGGAAGGAAGGAGCCCATGATTATGGAGGCATTGAGGAGCGGTGTTCCGATCAAGGATGATATGGGGATATTGAAGCGATATTTACGCCCCTAA
- a CDS encoding endonuclease V, producing the protein MGGRRGLTVFQRILREALEQVPYGEVTTFKIIAEALGDGRAALAVRNECMRLSKMDPDIPWWRVVSSKLEPIPGAEEKLREEGGIERAKMGNFFRELDVWPIFKVMASDQVKLSEKLILSELGDVSVAAGVDVSYIDDRAVACCVTVDEELKIIEVRFERFSPQIPYVPTYLAFRELRGMLPVSMKCDFDAIFVDGHGVLHPRGLGEASHLGLLLGKPSIGVAKSKLVGEVEGGYVKFMGRNSAALHRGGFISPGHLSDLESALKASLKFWKEGNQPFPLKLAHSLSKSAKFSD; encoded by the coding sequence ATGGGAGGCCGGAGGGGTCTGACCGTCTTCCAGAGGATACTGAGGGAAGCCTTAGAGCAGGTACCTTACGGGGAGGTCACCACCTTTAAGATAATAGCTGAGGCCCTGGGGGATGGGAGAGCTGCTCTAGCCGTCAGAAATGAATGCATGAGGCTCTCCAAAATGGATCCAGATATTCCATGGTGGAGGGTAGTCTCATCCAAGCTCGAGCCCATACCGGGGGCTGAGGAGAAGCTGAGGGAGGAAGGAGGTATCGAGAGAGCGAAGATGGGGAATTTCTTCAGAGAATTAGATGTATGGCCCATCTTCAAGGTGATGGCATCAGACCAGGTGAAGCTCTCAGAGAAGCTGATCCTGAGTGAGCTTGGAGATGTTAGCGTGGCTGCTGGAGTTGATGTGAGTTACATTGACGATAGAGCTGTGGCCTGTTGCGTGACTGTCGATGAGGAGCTGAAAATTATAGAGGTGAGGTTCGAGAGGTTCTCGCCCCAAATACCTTACGTACCGACTTACCTAGCTTTCAGGGAATTGAGGGGGATGCTACCCGTATCCATGAAGTGCGATTTCGATGCGATATTCGTGGATGGTCATGGTGTGCTCCATCCCAGGGGCCTGGGGGAGGCCTCCCACCTGGGCCTGCTCTTGGGAAAGCCGTCCATAGGGGTGGCGAAATCTAAACTAGTAGGGGAGGTAGAAGGGGGCTACGTTAAGTTCATGGGCAGGAATTCCGCTGCTCTGCACAGAGGCGGCTTCATATCTCCGGGGCATCTATCGGACCTAGAATCAGCTTTAAAAGCATCTTTAAAATTCTGGAAGGAAGGAAATCAGCCTTTCCCTTTGAAACTCGCTCATTCTCTCTCCAAAAGCGCTAAATTCTCAGATTAA
- a CDS encoding ZIP family metal transporter — MVSEGSIQLASLLESLIGRDPLIASSIAGAFVALTTSSGAAMILILRREKLSLHFSMAFAAGIMLVASFTSLILPAIEASSFPTVSLGIISGFGAILIVERLIPHEHPILGYEGPESARRLLRKAWLIAIAILIHNFPEGIAVGVSVAYSIPLGIATAIAIGIQDIPEGFAVALPVSSTGGKKLGFLIGVLSGVSELLMAIIGTLVFTELKELLPIGMGFAGGAMLFITLKEVIPEVYGENYSTLKATLGLLIGFMVMLYLDSAL, encoded by the coding sequence ATGGTCTCGGAGGGATCGATTCAGCTGGCATCCCTCCTCGAGTCACTGATCGGGAGGGACCCCTTGATAGCTAGCTCAATAGCTGGAGCCTTCGTGGCCCTCACTACCAGCTCAGGCGCAGCTATGATCCTCATACTCAGAAGAGAGAAGCTGAGCTTACACTTCTCGATGGCATTCGCCGCTGGCATAATGCTAGTGGCCAGTTTCACTAGCTTGATACTTCCAGCGATAGAAGCCTCCTCCTTCCCCACGGTCTCACTAGGGATAATCTCGGGATTCGGAGCTATACTGATAGTGGAGAGGTTGATCCCGCATGAGCACCCGATCTTGGGTTATGAGGGCCCTGAATCAGCGAGACGCTTGCTCAGGAAAGCCTGGCTGATAGCGATAGCTATTTTGATACATAACTTCCCTGAGGGAATAGCTGTTGGCGTCTCAGTGGCATACTCAATTCCGCTCGGCATAGCTACAGCTATAGCGATAGGGATTCAGGACATACCGGAGGGCTTCGCTGTGGCGCTTCCCGTCAGCTCCACGGGAGGGAAGAAGCTTGGCTTCCTCATAGGGGTGCTAAGCGGAGTGAGCGAGCTTCTAATGGCTATAATAGGGACTCTAGTCTTCACGGAACTCAAGGAATTGCTTCCAATAGGGATGGGCTTCGCTGGAGGTGCTATGCTCTTCATCACACTGAAGGAGGTGATACCGGAGGTATATGGGGAGAATTACTCCACGTTGAAGGCTACACTAGGGCTCCTCATAGGATTTATGGTGATGCTCTACCTAGATTCAGCCCTCTAA